A DNA window from Lepidochelys kempii isolate rLepKem1 chromosome 9, rLepKem1.hap2, whole genome shotgun sequence contains the following coding sequences:
- the TMEM41A gene encoding transmembrane protein 41A isoform X1 — protein sequence MSQGRRQPQPQFYPWRASAPEARGPAPADARGGASGRTGADRSHAGGRGRTRVGCRSAARVTWLRSRGSVGRAAGRSRDRPPRTAGTRRSWRCSSRAGMRPLCGFLALLGAASCGLYLLSARLRPGGPLGAGRSLKFPSDLEELRELAEFLQYYKQEHQSYVLLLFCAAYLYKQSFAIPGSSFLNILAGALFGPWMGLLLCSALTSVGATCCYLLSGAFGKQFVVYWFPDKVAMLQRKVEENRSCLFFFLLFLRLFPMTPNWFLNLASPILNIPVSQFFFSVLIGLIPYNFICVQTGAILSQITSLDAIFSWGTLFKLLAIAMVALIPGTLIKKFSWTHLKLDEKDQSVRLLNGRKSS from the exons ATGAGCCAAGGCCGGAGGCAGCCGCAGCCCCAGTTCTACCCGTGGCGAGCGAGCGCGCCCGAGGCCCGGGGCCCAGCCCCCGCTGACGcccggggcggggcctcaggccgCACGGGAGCCGATCGCTCTCACGCGGGCGGGCGAGGCCGCACCAGGGTGGGCTGCAGGAGCGCGGCCCGTGTCACGTGGCTCCGGTCACGTGGCTCCGTGGGGCGAGCCGCCGGTCGGTCACGTGATCGGCCGCCGCGAACCGCCGGTACCCGGCGCTCTTGGCGCTGCAGCTCCCGCGCCGGGATGCGGCCGCTCTGCGGTTTCCTGGCGCTGCTCGGGGCCGCTTCCTGCGGCCTCTACCTGCTGTCGGCGCGGCTGCGCCCGGGGGGCCCGCTCGGGGCCGGCAG GTCACTCAAGTTCCCATCAGACCTGGAGGAGCTGCGAGAGCTTGCAGAGTTTCTACAGTATTATAAGCAAGAGCACCAGAGCTatgtgctgctgctgttctgtgcTGCCTACCTCTACAAGCAATCCTTTGCCATCCCCGGCTCCAGCTTTCTG AACATCCTGGCTGGGGCTCTGTTTGGACCATGGATGGGGCTCTTGCTGTGCTCTGCTTTGACTTCCGTGGGTGCCACCTGCTGTTACCTGCTCTCCGGGGCCTTTGGAAAACAGTTTGTAGTCTACTGGTTTCCTGATAAAGTGGCCATGCTGCAAAGAAAG GTGGAGGAGAACAGGAGCTGCTtatttttcttcttgttgtttcTGAGACTTTTCCCCATGACCCCAAACTGGTTTCTGAACCTGGCGTCTCCGATTCTGAACATCCCGGTTTCTCAGTTCTTCTTCTCCGTCCTTATCG GTCTGATCCCCTATAACTTCATCTGTGTGCAGACGGGTGCCATCCTCTCACAGATCACCTCCCTGGATGCCATTTTCTCCTGGGGCACGTTGTTTAAGCTACTGGCCATAGCCATGGTGGCGTTGATACCAGGCACCCTGATTAAGAAATTCAGCTGGACACACCTGAAATTGGATGAAAAGGACCAGAGCGTTCGCCTGCTCAACGGCAGAAAGAGCTCATGA
- the TMEM41A gene encoding transmembrane protein 41A isoform X5 — MSQGRRQPQPQFYPWRASAPEARGPAPADARGGASGRTGADRSHAGGRGRTRVGCRSAARVTWLRSRGSVGRAAGRSRDRPPRTAGTRRSWRCSSRAGMRPLCGFLALLGAASCGLYLLSARLRPGGPLGAGRSLKFPSDLEELRELAEFLQYYKQEHQSYVLLLFCAAYLYKQSFAIPGSSFLNILAGALFGPWMGLLLCSALTSVGATCCYLLSGAFGKQFVVYWFPDKVAMLQRKV, encoded by the exons ATGAGCCAAGGCCGGAGGCAGCCGCAGCCCCAGTTCTACCCGTGGCGAGCGAGCGCGCCCGAGGCCCGGGGCCCAGCCCCCGCTGACGcccggggcggggcctcaggccgCACGGGAGCCGATCGCTCTCACGCGGGCGGGCGAGGCCGCACCAGGGTGGGCTGCAGGAGCGCGGCCCGTGTCACGTGGCTCCGGTCACGTGGCTCCGTGGGGCGAGCCGCCGGTCGGTCACGTGATCGGCCGCCGCGAACCGCCGGTACCCGGCGCTCTTGGCGCTGCAGCTCCCGCGCCGGGATGCGGCCGCTCTGCGGTTTCCTGGCGCTGCTCGGGGCCGCTTCCTGCGGCCTCTACCTGCTGTCGGCGCGGCTGCGCCCGGGGGGCCCGCTCGGGGCCGGCAG GTCACTCAAGTTCCCATCAGACCTGGAGGAGCTGCGAGAGCTTGCAGAGTTTCTACAGTATTATAAGCAAGAGCACCAGAGCTatgtgctgctgctgttctgtgcTGCCTACCTCTACAAGCAATCCTTTGCCATCCCCGGCTCCAGCTTTCTG AACATCCTGGCTGGGGCTCTGTTTGGACCATGGATGGGGCTCTTGCTGTGCTCTGCTTTGACTTCCGTGGGTGCCACCTGCTGTTACCTGCTCTCCGGGGCCTTTGGAAAACAGTTTGTAGTCTACTGGTTTCCTGATAAAGTGGCCATGCTGCAAAGAAAG GTCTGA
- the TMEM41A gene encoding transmembrane protein 41A isoform X4, with product MNAPGWMQTVLLIFSLLKTRSLKFPSDLEELRELAEFLQYYKQEHQSYVLLLFCAAYLYKQSFAIPGSSFLNILAGALFGPWMGLLLCSALTSVGATCCYLLSGAFGKQFVVYWFPDKVAMLQRKVEENRSCLFFFLLFLRLFPMTPNWFLNLASPILNIPVSQFFFSVLIGLIPYNFICVQTGAILSQITSLDAIFSWGTLFKLLAIAMVALIPGTLIKKFSWTHLKLDEKDQSVRLLNGRKSS from the exons ATGAATGCTCCAGGCTGGATGCAAACAGTACTGTTAATTTTCAGTTTGCTGAAGACCAG GTCACTCAAGTTCCCATCAGACCTGGAGGAGCTGCGAGAGCTTGCAGAGTTTCTACAGTATTATAAGCAAGAGCACCAGAGCTatgtgctgctgctgttctgtgcTGCCTACCTCTACAAGCAATCCTTTGCCATCCCCGGCTCCAGCTTTCTG AACATCCTGGCTGGGGCTCTGTTTGGACCATGGATGGGGCTCTTGCTGTGCTCTGCTTTGACTTCCGTGGGTGCCACCTGCTGTTACCTGCTCTCCGGGGCCTTTGGAAAACAGTTTGTAGTCTACTGGTTTCCTGATAAAGTGGCCATGCTGCAAAGAAAG GTGGAGGAGAACAGGAGCTGCTtatttttcttcttgttgtttcTGAGACTTTTCCCCATGACCCCAAACTGGTTTCTGAACCTGGCGTCTCCGATTCTGAACATCCCGGTTTCTCAGTTCTTCTTCTCCGTCCTTATCG GTCTGATCCCCTATAACTTCATCTGTGTGCAGACGGGTGCCATCCTCTCACAGATCACCTCCCTGGATGCCATTTTCTCCTGGGGCACGTTGTTTAAGCTACTGGCCATAGCCATGGTGGCGTTGATACCAGGCACCCTGATTAAGAAATTCAGCTGGACACACCTGAAATTGGATGAAAAGGACCAGAGCGTTCGCCTGCTCAACGGCAGAAAGAGCTCATGA
- the TMEM41A gene encoding transmembrane protein 41A isoform X3, with protein MMTCEVETNKEDAQHITSSGRSLKFPSDLEELRELAEFLQYYKQEHQSYVLLLFCAAYLYKQSFAIPGSSFLNILAGALFGPWMGLLLCSALTSVGATCCYLLSGAFGKQFVVYWFPDKVAMLQRKVEENRSCLFFFLLFLRLFPMTPNWFLNLASPILNIPVSQFFFSVLIGLIPYNFICVQTGAILSQITSLDAIFSWGTLFKLLAIAMVALIPGTLIKKFSWTHLKLDEKDQSVRLLNGRKSS; from the exons ATGATGACCTGTGAGGTGGAAACCAATAAGGAAGATGCACAGCACATAACCAGTAGTGGAAG GTCACTCAAGTTCCCATCAGACCTGGAGGAGCTGCGAGAGCTTGCAGAGTTTCTACAGTATTATAAGCAAGAGCACCAGAGCTatgtgctgctgctgttctgtgcTGCCTACCTCTACAAGCAATCCTTTGCCATCCCCGGCTCCAGCTTTCTG AACATCCTGGCTGGGGCTCTGTTTGGACCATGGATGGGGCTCTTGCTGTGCTCTGCTTTGACTTCCGTGGGTGCCACCTGCTGTTACCTGCTCTCCGGGGCCTTTGGAAAACAGTTTGTAGTCTACTGGTTTCCTGATAAAGTGGCCATGCTGCAAAGAAAG GTGGAGGAGAACAGGAGCTGCTtatttttcttcttgttgtttcTGAGACTTTTCCCCATGACCCCAAACTGGTTTCTGAACCTGGCGTCTCCGATTCTGAACATCCCGGTTTCTCAGTTCTTCTTCTCCGTCCTTATCG GTCTGATCCCCTATAACTTCATCTGTGTGCAGACGGGTGCCATCCTCTCACAGATCACCTCCCTGGATGCCATTTTCTCCTGGGGCACGTTGTTTAAGCTACTGGCCATAGCCATGGTGGCGTTGATACCAGGCACCCTGATTAAGAAATTCAGCTGGACACACCTGAAATTGGATGAAAAGGACCAGAGCGTTCGCCTGCTCAACGGCAGAAAGAGCTCATGA
- the TMEM41A gene encoding transmembrane protein 41A isoform X2, with amino-acid sequence MVAKRSWHWCLQHLLCEECRLLARSMVICALAPVPSNDVLDAVFSPASGSLKFPSDLEELRELAEFLQYYKQEHQSYVLLLFCAAYLYKQSFAIPGSSFLNILAGALFGPWMGLLLCSALTSVGATCCYLLSGAFGKQFVVYWFPDKVAMLQRKVEENRSCLFFFLLFLRLFPMTPNWFLNLASPILNIPVSQFFFSVLIGLIPYNFICVQTGAILSQITSLDAIFSWGTLFKLLAIAMVALIPGTLIKKFSWTHLKLDEKDQSVRLLNGRKSS; translated from the exons ATGGTGGCCAAGAGATCCTGGCACTGGTGTCTCCAACACCTCCTCTGTGAGGAATGTCGGCTGCTTGCACGCAGCATGGTGATCTGTGCACTGGCTCCAGTCCCATCTAATGATGTCCTGGATGCTGTTTTCAGTCCTGCTTCAGG GTCACTCAAGTTCCCATCAGACCTGGAGGAGCTGCGAGAGCTTGCAGAGTTTCTACAGTATTATAAGCAAGAGCACCAGAGCTatgtgctgctgctgttctgtgcTGCCTACCTCTACAAGCAATCCTTTGCCATCCCCGGCTCCAGCTTTCTG AACATCCTGGCTGGGGCTCTGTTTGGACCATGGATGGGGCTCTTGCTGTGCTCTGCTTTGACTTCCGTGGGTGCCACCTGCTGTTACCTGCTCTCCGGGGCCTTTGGAAAACAGTTTGTAGTCTACTGGTTTCCTGATAAAGTGGCCATGCTGCAAAGAAAG GTGGAGGAGAACAGGAGCTGCTtatttttcttcttgttgtttcTGAGACTTTTCCCCATGACCCCAAACTGGTTTCTGAACCTGGCGTCTCCGATTCTGAACATCCCGGTTTCTCAGTTCTTCTTCTCCGTCCTTATCG GTCTGATCCCCTATAACTTCATCTGTGTGCAGACGGGTGCCATCCTCTCACAGATCACCTCCCTGGATGCCATTTTCTCCTGGGGCACGTTGTTTAAGCTACTGGCCATAGCCATGGTGGCGTTGATACCAGGCACCCTGATTAAGAAATTCAGCTGGACACACCTGAAATTGGATGAAAAGGACCAGAGCGTTCGCCTGCTCAACGGCAGAAAGAGCTCATGA
- the LIPH gene encoding lipase member H, with the protein MPKLYFFFIYLMCRVRAGTEEQCPAFTGLSISSALTGTNLKVKLMLYTRQNQNCAETLSSAGSRYLNVTKKTTLIVHGYRPTGSPPVWIQQAVHLLLSVEDMNIIIVDWNRGATTLLYHRASSNTKKVAEFLKTLIDQMLADGASLDSVYMIGISLGAHISGFVGQLYNGKLGRITGLDPAGPLFNGKPPEERLDPTDAQFVDVIHSDIDGLGYREALGHIDFYANGGTDQPGCPQTIFSGSQYFKCDHQRSVFLFLSSLKESCNITAYPCNTYRDYRNSKCASCEAFQPMPCPVLGYYADKWKSYLILKNPPVTKVFFDTSDEEPFCLHHYLVDIIIWNKTVRRGSLIIKLTDQAGNTAESTINHEVATFQQYNQTSVLAGFDQDFEKIARISLAFSTGSVIGPKHKLRILQMRLRSITNPERPHLCRYDLVLLENTEIIFKPIPCENM; encoded by the exons GTACAGAAGAACAATGTCCTGCATTTACAGGTCTCAGTATAAGCAGTGCTTTGACTGGCACAAACTTGAAAGTGAAGCTAATGCTGTACACAAGACAAAACCAGAACTGTGCTGAAACTCTCAGTTCAGCTGGCTCCAGGTATCTGAATGTGACCAAGAAAACTACCCTCATTGTGCATGGGTACAGACCCACAGGTTCTCCCCCAGTCTGGATACAACAAGCAGTACATCTCTTGCTCTCTGTGGAAGACATGAACATAATCATTGTAGATTGGAACCGCGGGGCTACGACTCTGCTCTATCACAGGGCTTCTAGCAACACTAAGAAAGTTGCTGAATTCTTGAAGACACTTATAGACCAAATGTTG GCCGACGGAGCATCACTTGACTCTGTTTATATGATAGGAATTAGTCTTGGAGCGCATATCTCTGGGTTTGTGGGACAGCTGTATAATGGCAAACTTGGGAGAATAACAG GTCTTGACCCAGCAGGCCCCTTATTTAATGGGAAACCCCCTGAGGAAAGGTTAGATCCTACAGATGCCCAATTTGTTGATGTCATTCATTCTGATATTGATG GACTAGGCTACAGAGAAGCTTTAGGACATATAGACTTCTATGCCAATGGAGGAACCGACCAGCCCGGCTGTCCACAAACAATATTTTCTG GATCACAGTATTTTAAATGTGACCATCAGAGGTCTGTTTTCCTGTTCCTGTCATCCTTGAAAGAGAGCTGCAACATCACTGCATACCCCTGTAATACATACAGAGATTACAGGAACAGCAAGTGTGCCAGCTGTGAGGCTTTCCAGCCCATGCCATGCCCCGTCCTGG GTTATTATGCTGACAAGTGGAAAAGCTATTTAATACTAAAGAATCCTCCCGTGACTAAAGTGTTTTTTGATACATCAGACGAAGAACCATTCTGCC TTCATCATTACTTGGTGGATATTATTATCTGGAACAAAACTGTTAGAAGAGGCTCCCTCATAATTAAACTAACAGATCAAGCTGGGAACACAGCAGAATCCACAATCAATCA TGAAGTTGCaacttttcaacaatacaaccaAACTAGTGTGCTAGCTGGATTTGACCAGGATTTTGAAAAAATTGCAAGAATTTCCTTGGCATTTTCCACAGGGTCTGTAATAGGCCCAAAGCACAAACTCAGGATTCTTCAAATGAGGTTAAGGTCAATTACAAATCCAGAAAG GCCACATCTGTGCAGATATGACCTTGTACTGCTGGAAAACACTGAAATAATCTTCAAACCTATTCCATGTGAAAACATGTAA